One part of the Humulus lupulus chromosome 9, drHumLupu1.1, whole genome shotgun sequence genome encodes these proteins:
- the LOC133799880 gene encoding uncharacterized protein LOC133799880, which produces MHQIAYESDVICFDQLRMNRKAFSNLCIMLETRGGLKASKYLQVDEQVAMFLHVIAHHVKNRVIRFRFMRSGETISKFFHNVLHSIIRLHGALLKRPEPVVENSTDERWKWFKNCLGALDGTHIRVRVPMADKPKYRTRKGEIATNVLGVCSQDMQFIYVLPGWEGSAADGRVLRDARRRTNGLCVPNDGGYTNCKGFLAPYRGQRYHLNQWEDGNPPRNPQEFFNMKHSSAKNVIERCFGAIKNRWEILRSPSFYPIKTQNRIILACCLLQNFIRREMPTDNTDMHPENESDSGDEEDSMDADGSIRSIEASEGWTTFRNHLALEIMETSKGRGPGQNKRFWSEDEDKHLIESLMELNNEGKFKAKGNFRLGHLRALEMKLKERMPACDIQAKPHIESRMKTLKTHFQVVHEMLTGPFCSRFGWDNDRKTVTAEKSVWEAYLQSHKEAAPFKIKSFPWYDDLCMVFGNDRATGKNAETAADVVEELQTEEENTTLGEDDFNYANNVDEVPSMSVSDATRACIIAREIEKASICLSKAIGEDMNENHMQLGKELEMTTTLTTAQRHKVARMIMQDNALVSYFFSVPDNEKDEWVTLLLDGSL; this is translated from the exons atGCATCAAATAGCTTATGAGAGTGATGTCATTTGTTTTGATCAACTTAGGATGAATAGGAAAGCATTTAGCAATTTATGCATAATGCTTGAAACTAGGGGTGGGTTAAAAGCATCTAAATACTTGCAAGTAGATGAGCAAGTGGCCATGTTTTTACATGTAATTGCTCATCATGTGAAAAATAGAGTCATTAGATTTCGATTTATGAGATCTGGTGAGACTATTAGCAAGTTTTTTCACAATGTGTTACATTCAATCATTCGACTACATGGAGCGTTATTGAAAAGACCTGAACCGGTTGTTGAAAACTCAACAGATGAAAGGTGGAAATGGTTCAAG AATTGCTTAGGGGCACTAGATGGAACTCATATTAGAGTGAGAGTACCTATGGCTGATAAACCAAAATATCGTACACGAAAAGGTGAAATAGCTACAAATGTCTTAGGTGTATGCTCCCAAGACATGCAATTCATATATGTGTTACCTGGATGGGAAGGCTCTGCAGCAGATGGTAGAGTTTTACGTGATGCCAGACGTAGAACAAATGGTTTGTGTGTTCCAAATG ATGGTGGATATACTAATTGTAAGGGATTTCTTGCTCCATATCGAGGCCAACGCTATCACCTCAACCAATGGGAAGATGGGAATCCTCCCAGAAATCCACAAGAGTTTTTTAATATGAAGCACTCATCTGCTAAGAATGTCATTGAGAGATGTTTTGGTGCAATTAAGAATCGATGGGAAATTCTTAGGAGTCCATCATTCTATCCAATAAAGACTCAAAACCGAATCATTTTAGCATGTTGTTTGCTTCAAAATTTTATTAGGAGAGAAATGCCTACTGATAATACTGATATGCATCCAGAGAATGAGAGTGATAGTGGAGACGAAGAAGATAGCATGGATGCTGATGGATCCATAAGAAGTATTGAAGCTTCTGAAGGGTGGACAACATTTAGAAATCATTTAGCACTTGAGAT CATGGAGACTTCAAAAGGAAGAGGTCCAGGacaaaataaaagattttggaGTGAAGATGAAGACAAACACTTGATTGAATCACTTATGGAACTGAATAATGAAGGGAAGTTTAAAGCTAAAGGAAATTTCAGGCTAGGTCATCTTAGAGCTCTTGAGATGAAATTAAAGGAGCGGATGCCTGCATGTGATATACAAGCTAAGCCACACATTGAGTCTAGAATGAAGACTTTGAAGACTCATTTTCAAGTGGTTCATGAAATGTTGACTGGACCATTTTGTAGCAGATTTGGGTGGGACAACGACAGAAAAACTGTTACTGCAGAAAAGTCAGTGTGGGAAGCATATTTGCAA AGTCACAAAGAAGCAGCCCCCTTCAAGATCAAGTCATTCCCTTGGTATGATGACTTATGTATGGTTTTTGGCAATGATCGTGCAACTGGAAAAAATGCGGAGACTGCAGCAGATGTTGTTGAAGAACTTCAAACTGAAGAAGAAAACACTactcttggagaagatgactTCAACTATGCTAACAATGTGGATGAAGTGCCATCTATGTCTGTTTCAGATGCAACAAGAG CTTGTATTATCGCAAGAGAAATTGAAAAAGCTTCTATTTGTTTGAGTAAAGCTATTGGTGAAGACATGAATGAAAATCATATGCAACTTGGGAAAGAGTTAGAAATGACCACTACACTTACCACAGCTCAACGTCATAAGGTAGCTCGCATGATTATGCAAGATAATGCTCTGGTTTCTTACTTTTTCAGTGTCCCAGATAATGAGAAGGATGAATGGGTGACACTTCTTCTTGATGGCTCTCTCTGA